From the Natrarchaeobaculum aegyptiacum genome, one window contains:
- a CDS encoding acyl-CoA dehydrogenase family protein: MSFSLSPEHEAIREAVREFGENEIKPVAEEYDREHRYPVELRQKAAEYDFVEPEVPVEYGGAGMDKISATIVTEELWRADPGIGIAIESAGFGMDMIREFGDEWMREEWLPRVTSGESASCSMISEPAHGSDVASMDTVAEKDGDEYVINGNKMWITNGTVADVGVIMAKTSPGEGHRGITAFLAPMDTDGIQTEKIDNKLGIHASDLAEVVLDDVRVPAENVIGEVDQGFYQLMEFFASARTAVAAQAVGAAQGALDAAVEYANEREQFGQKISNFQAIEHKIAEMATRTEAARSLTYRAATEVEQNNQEVAARYSSMAKLFASEVAVEVADEGLQVHGGSGYVTDYAAERFYRDARITKIYEGTSEIQKNIIADRVL, translated from the coding sequence ATGTCGTTTAGCCTATCACCAGAACACGAGGCGATTCGCGAGGCCGTTCGCGAGTTCGGCGAGAACGAGATCAAACCCGTCGCCGAGGAGTACGATCGTGAACACCGCTATCCGGTCGAGTTGCGGCAGAAGGCAGCGGAGTACGATTTCGTCGAGCCGGAGGTACCGGTCGAGTACGGCGGTGCCGGGATGGACAAGATTTCGGCGACGATCGTCACCGAGGAACTCTGGCGGGCCGATCCCGGTATCGGCATCGCCATCGAGAGCGCCGGGTTCGGGATGGACATGATCCGCGAGTTCGGCGACGAGTGGATGAGAGAGGAGTGGCTCCCGCGGGTCACGAGCGGTGAGTCTGCGTCCTGTTCGATGATCTCAGAGCCGGCGCACGGCTCTGACGTCGCGAGTATGGATACCGTCGCCGAAAAAGACGGCGACGAGTACGTCATCAACGGCAACAAGATGTGGATCACGAACGGGACGGTCGCCGACGTGGGCGTGATCATGGCCAAGACCAGCCCCGGCGAGGGCCACCGCGGCATCACCGCCTTCCTCGCGCCGATGGACACCGACGGGATTCAGACCGAGAAGATCGACAACAAACTCGGCATCCACGCCTCCGACCTCGCGGAGGTCGTCCTCGACGACGTTCGCGTACCCGCGGAGAACGTCATCGGCGAGGTCGATCAGGGCTTCTACCAGCTGATGGAGTTCTTCGCGTCCGCCCGGACTGCCGTCGCCGCCCAGGCCGTCGGTGCCGCCCAGGGTGCACTCGACGCCGCCGTCGAGTACGCCAACGAGCGCGAACAGTTCGGCCAGAAGATCAGTAACTTCCAGGCGATCGAACACAAGATCGCCGAGATGGCGACCAGGACGGAGGCCGCCCGCTCGCTGACCTACCGCGCCGCGACCGAGGTCGAACAGAACAACCAGGAGGTCGCTGCGAGGTACTCGAGCATGGCCAAACTGTTCGCGAGCGAGGTCGCCGTCGAGGTCGCAGACGAGGGTCTCCAGGTCCACGGCGGCTCGGGTTACGTCACCGACTACGCCGCAGAGCGCTTCTACCGCGACGCCCGGATCACCAAGATCTACGAGGGCACGAGCGAGATCCAGAAGAACATCATCGCCGATCGGGTGCTCTGA